The following proteins come from a genomic window of Paenibacillus sp. CAA11:
- a CDS encoding winged helix-turn-helix transcriptional regulator codes for MLIKKKYNISIEATLEVIGGKWKSVILCHLTHGKKRTSDLKRLMPSITQKMLTQQLRELERDQIVNRISYNQVPPKVEYELTEYGWTLQPLLDGLCTWGEQHIIKEYGDKRLVLEDNILNNK; via the coding sequence ATGTTAATAAAGAAGAAATATAATATCTCTATAGAAGCTACACTTGAAGTGATCGGCGGCAAATGGAAAAGTGTAATCCTATGCCACCTAACCCATGGCAAGAAAAGAACCAGTGATCTGAAAAGGCTGATGCCCTCGATTACGCAAAAAATGCTCACCCAGCAGCTTAGAGAGCTTGAAAGGGACCAAATTGTCAACCGAATCAGCTACAACCAGGTGCCTCCCAAGGTAGAGTATGAGCTTACAGAATACGGCTGGACGCTGCAGCCTTTGCTGGATGGCTTATGTACTTGGGGAGAGCAGCATATTATTAAAGAGTACGGGGACAAGCGCTTGGTTCTGGAGGATAACATCCTGAATAACAAATAA
- a CDS encoding MFS transporter: MSLYTQRNQLALLALAISAFAIGTTEFISVGLLPLIADDFHISTSLAGLTVTLYALGVTFGAPILTSLTSSVPRKTLLLGIMLVFILGNSLAALSHGIALLLTARVISALSHGVFMSIGSTIAADLVAEDRRASAISIMFSGLTIATVTGVPLGTFIGQQLGWRVAFGAIALIGVLALAANLVLVPAHLRKGNRTSLADQWKLVTNGRLLLAFLITALGYGGTFVVFTYLSPLLNQVTGFKPSTTAVILLLYGIAIAIGNVIGGKTANRQLLKSLLYIFIVQAAVLLILSFTAPYMAAGLITIFAMGLLAFMSVPGLQVYVVILAERYAPGAVDVASAVNIAAFNAGIALGAYLGGIVMNQLGVIHTGWVGAAMVAVAALLTGWSRKLEKQPSAS, translated from the coding sequence ATGTCGCTTTATACCCAACGAAATCAACTGGCGCTGCTAGCGTTAGCCATCAGTGCATTTGCCATAGGAACTACAGAATTTATCAGTGTCGGTCTTCTCCCCCTGATTGCAGATGATTTCCACATCTCAACTTCCCTTGCGGGGTTGACTGTCACCTTATATGCCCTCGGGGTTACCTTCGGGGCTCCTATCCTAACTTCGCTGACCTCAAGTGTTCCAAGAAAGACGCTGCTGCTTGGGATTATGCTGGTCTTCATCCTCGGCAACAGCCTTGCGGCTCTGTCTCACGGCATCGCCTTGCTGCTCACTGCGCGGGTGATCTCAGCCTTGTCACACGGCGTGTTCATGTCGATCGGCTCCACCATTGCCGCCGATCTCGTAGCTGAGGATCGCAGAGCGAGCGCGATCTCCATCATGTTCTCCGGGCTTACGATTGCCACGGTCACCGGGGTTCCGCTGGGCACCTTTATCGGCCAGCAGCTCGGATGGCGTGTAGCCTTCGGAGCCATTGCATTGATCGGCGTTCTGGCTCTGGCCGCCAATCTTGTTCTGGTTCCCGCCCATTTGCGCAAGGGGAATCGAACAAGTCTTGCGGACCAATGGAAGCTGGTTACCAATGGCCGGCTGCTGCTGGCTTTTCTGATCACCGCTTTAGGATATGGAGGCACCTTCGTTGTATTCACCTACCTGTCTCCTTTGCTGAATCAGGTAACAGGGTTCAAGCCGTCAACCACGGCCGTTATTCTGCTTCTGTACGGCATCGCGATCGCCATAGGGAACGTGATTGGAGGCAAGACAGCCAACCGGCAGCTCCTAAAGTCCCTGCTGTATATTTTCATCGTACAAGCTGCTGTACTGCTTATTCTGTCCTTCACCGCCCCTTATATGGCGGCTGGCCTGATTACCATTTTTGCCATGGGATTATTGGCATTTATGAGCGTTCCAGGCTTGCAGGTTTACGTAGTCATCCTGGCCGAACGTTATGCCCCGGGCGCCGTGGATGTCGCCTCGGCCGTTAACATCGCCGCCTTTAATGCCGGGATTGCACTGGGTGCTTATTTAGGCGGCATAGTCATGAATCAGCTCGGCGTCATTCATACCGGCTGGGTCGGCGCAGCCATGGTAGCGGTCGCCGCACTGCTGACCGGCTGGAGCCGAAAGCTGGAGAAGCAGCCTTCCGCGAGTTAA
- a CDS encoding ABC transporter substrate-binding protein produces MKKRSVLVLSVLLVMSMLMAACGGSNNASNSSKSGSADKGGVKTVKIFQFKTEIVEGLNELKVQFEKEHPNIKLDIQTVGGGADYGAALKTKFASGDAPDIFSNGGYAEMEMWFDKLEDLSDQPWVKDLIPLAAEPMTKDGKVYGLPMNLEGIGYVYNKDLFQKAGITSTPKTITELEEAAKKLQAIGVTPFANAYQEWWLLGNQGISVAFAQQDDVNAFIKGLNDGTASIVGNERFEKWSNLLSLTLKYGQKNPLTTDANTHLALFAKGEAAMMQEGNWAQTLVDNITPNMNIGMFPMPIDDNAEKNDKLTVGIPANLVVNKESSSKEEAKTFLNWLVTSDMGKEYIVKKWKFIPSLSTIPATPEDIGALGADVWSYVKDNKVYGLQSSKFPDGVTQEFASVIQQFIAGKLDVKGWEQEMQNAWDKLKK; encoded by the coding sequence ATGAAGAAACGCTCGGTTCTAGTATTATCCGTACTGCTGGTGATGAGTATGCTGATGGCGGCATGCGGCGGGTCAAACAATGCGTCTAACAGCAGCAAAAGTGGAAGCGCTGACAAAGGCGGGGTCAAGACCGTCAAGATCTTTCAGTTCAAGACAGAGATTGTTGAAGGCCTAAATGAGCTCAAGGTGCAATTCGAGAAGGAGCATCCGAACATCAAGCTGGATATTCAGACAGTCGGCGGGGGCGCTGACTATGGTGCGGCCCTGAAGACCAAGTTCGCCTCCGGGGATGCGCCGGATATTTTCTCTAACGGCGGATATGCCGAGATGGAAATGTGGTTCGATAAGCTGGAGGATTTGTCGGACCAGCCTTGGGTGAAGGATCTGATTCCACTCGCTGCTGAACCGATGACGAAGGATGGGAAAGTATATGGCCTGCCGATGAATCTGGAAGGCATAGGTTATGTATATAACAAGGACCTGTTCCAGAAGGCGGGCATTACCTCAACGCCGAAGACAATTACGGAGCTGGAGGAAGCGGCGAAGAAGCTGCAGGCGATCGGGGTTACACCGTTTGCGAACGCCTATCAGGAATGGTGGCTGCTGGGGAACCAGGGGATCAGTGTTGCCTTTGCCCAGCAGGACGATGTGAATGCCTTTATCAAGGGGCTGAATGACGGAACCGCTTCTATTGTCGGGAATGAACGCTTCGAGAAATGGAGCAATCTGCTTAGCTTAACCTTGAAATACGGGCAGAAGAACCCGCTAACTACAGATGCTAACACCCATTTGGCACTGTTCGCCAAGGGCGAAGCTGCGATGATGCAGGAAGGAAACTGGGCGCAGACGCTAGTAGACAACATTACGCCAAATATGAATATCGGCATGTTCCCTATGCCAATCGACGATAATGCGGAGAAGAATGACAAGCTGACCGTTGGGATTCCTGCCAACCTGGTAGTCAATAAGGAGTCCTCCTCCAAGGAAGAAGCTAAGACTTTCCTCAATTGGCTCGTTACTTCGGATATGGGCAAGGAGTATATTGTGAAGAAGTGGAAGTTCATTCCTTCCCTGTCTACGATTCCAGCCACCCCAGAGGATATCGGGGCACTGGGGGCAGATGTGTGGAGCTATGTAAAAGATAACAAAGTATACGGTCTGCAATCCTCTAAATTCCCGGACGGCGTCACTCAGGAATTTGCCAGCGTGATTCAGCAATTCATCGCCGGTAAGCTGGATGTGAAGGGCTGGGAGCAAGAAATGCAGAACGCTTGGGACAAATTGAAGAAATAA
- a CDS encoding carbohydrate ABC transporter permease yields the protein MTEQAKKRWNIGTEIIMALIALLFLSPFYFLLANSVKSFGEILSNAASWPQQIQWSNYANTWKLARFTEAFWNSTIITIVSVILISLFSAMAAYRMVRANTRPNRLLFVLMVAAMVVPFQTIMIPLLKIVNLLGINNSMLGLIIAYLGLNVPMAIFLFHGFIKSVPLEIEEAATVDGCNPIRVFFRIVLPLLKPMLMTTIVLNALGVWNDYLLPSLILQAPDLRTIPLATFSFFGQYTKQWDLALPALVLGIAPIIAFYLLMQRYIVEGIAAGSVKG from the coding sequence ATGACAGAACAAGCTAAGAAAAGATGGAATATCGGCACAGAAATTATCATGGCGCTGATTGCATTATTGTTCCTGTCACCGTTCTACTTCCTGCTGGCCAACTCGGTGAAATCCTTCGGGGAGATTCTGAGCAATGCGGCCAGCTGGCCGCAGCAGATTCAATGGAGCAACTATGCCAACACCTGGAAGCTTGCCCGCTTTACAGAGGCGTTCTGGAACTCGACCATCATCACCATCGTCAGTGTCATTCTAATCTCGCTGTTCAGCGCCATGGCAGCCTACCGGATGGTCCGGGCCAACACGCGGCCTAATCGGCTTCTGTTCGTGCTGATGGTGGCCGCGATGGTAGTGCCCTTCCAGACGATCATGATTCCGCTCTTAAAAATCGTCAACCTGCTCGGAATCAACAATTCGATGCTGGGTCTGATTATCGCTTACCTGGGGCTCAATGTTCCAATGGCCATCTTTCTATTCCATGGTTTCATCAAATCAGTTCCGCTGGAGATTGAAGAGGCGGCGACGGTGGACGGCTGTAATCCGATTCGTGTGTTCTTCCGGATTGTACTTCCGCTCCTGAAGCCGATGTTAATGACCACGATCGTACTGAATGCGCTTGGCGTGTGGAATGATTATCTGCTGCCTTCGCTGATTCTGCAGGCGCCAGACTTGCGGACCATTCCGCTGGCTACCTTCTCCTTCTTCGGCCAGTACACCAAGCAGTGGGATTTGGCGCTTCCGGCACTAGTGCTCGGCATCGCGCCGATTATCGCTTTCTACTTACTAATGCAGCGCTATATTGTTGAGGGAATCGCGGCTGGCTCGGTCAAAGGTTAA
- a CDS encoding carbohydrate ABC transporter permease — protein MRGSKRSQLGQQLFFLGPAALCFILMMVIPFLMGMYYSFTDWDGVSGKVSWVGLDNFSRIFTNDKDFWASFWFTLRFTLLGVVLTNVVGFFLAYFLTKPLKSRNFLRTIFFMPNVIGGLLLGFIWQFIFIKGFATMGDLTGWSFFQLPWLGDATTGFWAIVLVFIWQSSGYLMVIYIASLSNVSKEVLEAAEIDGANRLQTLWRIIVPLIMPAVTICLFLAISWSFKMFDLNLSLTKGGPFKSTESVAMNIYNEAFLNNRYGLGTAKALLFFLIVALITLIQVRVTKSKEVES, from the coding sequence ATGCGCGGCAGCAAGCGGTCCCAGCTGGGCCAGCAGCTTTTTTTCCTAGGCCCGGCAGCTCTGTGCTTTATACTCATGATGGTCATTCCGTTTCTGATGGGGATGTATTATTCCTTTACGGACTGGGATGGGGTTTCCGGTAAAGTGAGTTGGGTAGGACTCGACAATTTCAGCAGAATTTTTACAAATGATAAGGACTTCTGGGCTTCCTTCTGGTTTACACTCAGATTCACACTGCTCGGTGTGGTTCTTACGAATGTGGTGGGCTTCTTCCTGGCGTATTTCCTGACCAAACCGCTGAAGTCCCGCAATTTCCTTCGTACCATTTTCTTCATGCCTAATGTAATTGGCGGGCTGTTGCTGGGATTTATCTGGCAGTTTATCTTTATCAAGGGCTTTGCAACGATGGGGGACCTTACGGGATGGTCGTTCTTCCAGCTGCCCTGGCTTGGGGATGCGACAACCGGATTCTGGGCCATCGTACTGGTGTTCATCTGGCAGTCCTCCGGATATTTGATGGTCATCTATATCGCCTCCTTAAGCAATGTGTCCAAAGAGGTGCTCGAAGCGGCTGAAATTGACGGGGCCAATCGTCTGCAGACGCTGTGGAGGATTATCGTGCCATTGATAATGCCGGCGGTGACGATTTGTCTGTTCCTGGCAATTTCTTGGTCCTTCAAGATGTTCGACCTGAATCTCTCTCTCACCAAGGGCGGGCCATTCAAATCTACGGAATCCGTAGCGATGAACATCTATAATGAGGCATTTCTGAATAACCGCTATGGTCTGGGAACGGCAAAAGCGCTTCTGTTCTTCCTGATTGTTGCGCTCATTACCCTGATTCAGGTGCGCGTGACGAAGAGCAAGGAGGTTGAGTCCTGA
- a CDS encoding cache domain-containing sensor histidine kinase, translating into MTRWNSIRTKLTLFLVLPTILCVAATMVISYSYTTQTLRTRAVDENKNLLFQGNRNISSLIQEINRFSLTVYSDSDFYRMIGAGYDNISANIQIYTQLNYIAKSMPDIFQVYLYSVKDNKATLVTQNTPKRWQSLKPFPDSVPAQDRSLSIQSTHPSHNYGLTAPNPQTTVKPVFTLHRRIEQVPSTRSLGYLSIDVKLSALSSIMDQLYDHLREKIYLLDSSGNMIYASAPELTGTRLQSSWYPSQLTAASAAQGFFEQDKSVFVYQRITDNADLNWTLVKEIPVSVLFHEAKESVRINLLLLALLLITMISVIVFISFRITAPIKQLARYMTQVQTGNLEIDIRPSGKDEVGFVTERFRSMMDTINNLILREYKLELTSRTHELRALQAQVNPHFLNNALQIIGTLALELKVPQIYSLLSALAKMMRYSMRNDEKVVTLRDELEHVKAYIELQKERFENKFSFRYDAEEAVMDAKLPKMVLQPIVENYFKHGFRLADPGSWIEIKARKQSAQRIEIVIQNNGRSISAESLARLQRELERPDGLQVSELHEENRLEVNPGSGIGLSNVLARLRLICGDDASLTVIPISPNGVSVRLEFEIQTEREANEDLNCG; encoded by the coding sequence TTGACAAGATGGAACAGTATTCGAACAAAACTCACACTATTCCTGGTGCTGCCTACCATTCTCTGCGTGGCTGCCACGATGGTCATCAGTTACTCCTATACGACACAGACCCTCCGGACAAGGGCTGTAGATGAGAATAAGAATCTATTGTTTCAAGGGAACCGGAATATCAGCAGCCTCATTCAGGAGATTAACCGGTTCTCCTTAACGGTCTATTCCGACTCGGATTTCTACCGTATGATTGGGGCCGGGTATGACAATATATCGGCTAATATTCAAATCTACACCCAGCTTAACTACATCGCCAAATCTATGCCCGATATATTTCAAGTCTATTTATACAGTGTAAAAGACAACAAGGCGACACTCGTTACCCAGAATACGCCCAAACGCTGGCAGTCCCTGAAGCCTTTCCCCGATTCCGTGCCCGCCCAAGATCGCTCCCTCTCTATCCAAAGCACTCATCCCAGTCATAATTACGGGCTTACAGCACCGAATCCACAGACGACGGTCAAGCCGGTATTTACCCTTCATCGCCGTATCGAACAGGTTCCCTCTACCCGCTCGCTCGGTTACCTGTCCATTGACGTCAAATTGTCTGCCTTAAGCAGTATCATGGACCAGTTATATGACCACCTGCGGGAAAAAATCTATCTGCTGGACAGCAGCGGCAATATGATCTATGCGAGTGCTCCCGAGTTGACCGGCACCAGGCTGCAAAGCAGCTGGTATCCGTCCCAGCTTACCGCAGCGAGTGCCGCTCAGGGCTTTTTCGAGCAGGACAAATCCGTCTTCGTCTATCAGCGCATTACCGATAACGCCGACCTGAATTGGACGCTGGTCAAAGAGATCCCTGTCTCTGTGTTGTTCCATGAAGCGAAGGAGTCGGTTCGCATTAACCTCCTGCTGCTGGCACTGCTGCTGATTACCATGATCAGCGTGATCGTGTTCATCTCCTTTCGCATTACCGCTCCGATCAAGCAGCTTGCCCGCTATATGACTCAGGTGCAGACGGGAAACCTAGAGATCGACATCCGCCCCTCAGGCAAGGATGAGGTTGGATTTGTGACTGAGCGGTTCCGCAGCATGATGGATACTATTAACAATCTCATTTTAAGAGAATATAAGCTCGAACTTACCAGCAGGACGCATGAGCTGCGGGCGCTGCAGGCTCAGGTCAACCCCCATTTTCTGAACAATGCGCTGCAGATCATCGGGACTCTGGCTCTGGAGCTCAAGGTTCCCCAGATTTACTCCTTGCTCTCCGCCCTCGCCAAAATGATGCGCTACAGCATGCGCAATGACGAGAAGGTCGTCACGCTGCGCGATGAGCTGGAGCATGTGAAGGCCTATATCGAGCTGCAGAAGGAGCGCTTTGAGAACAAATTCAGCTTCCGGTACGATGCGGAAGAAGCCGTGATGGATGCGAAGCTGCCCAAGATGGTGCTGCAGCCCATTGTCGAGAATTACTTCAAGCATGGATTTCGGCTTGCTGACCCGGGCAGCTGGATTGAGATCAAGGCCCGCAAGCAAAGTGCGCAACGGATTGAGATTGTAATTCAGAACAATGGCCGCTCGATATCCGCAGAGTCTCTTGCCCGGCTGCAGCGTGAGCTGGAGCGTCCGGACGGCCTTCAAGTGAGCGAGCTGCATGAGGAGAATCGCCTGGAGGTCAATCCCGGCAGCGGGATCGGCCTGTCCAATGTGCTTGCCCGGCTGAGGCTGATCTGCGGTGATGATGCCTCGCTAACGGTAATACCCATAAGTCCAAACGGTGTAAGTGTTCGATTGGAATTCGAAATACAAACGGAGCGTGAAGCGAATGAAGACCTTAATTGTGGATGA
- a CDS encoding response regulator codes for MKTLIVDDEARVRKAIRLLVDWEAHQMDEIVEAASGSEAIQLICEDKPAIVIMDIMMDDGNGLELMKWVNEYAGSIKFIVVSGHNDFEFVRHAVQHGGIDYILKPIEAEVINAAMAKAAAAWRAEEQERAARQLQSIRLNEFKPVYGEKLLSALIDDPLNAEASYRRLCDEGVVPRQVNATRLILLQLDLGHGPLLTRFGGDSELLRFAMINICNDFLSLPKRGLAFRYWGAASEIAILFWDQHTAISSWIDNLNQGMFRTLQCRVHFGISSLGAFPKQASRQYAEAAGALSRRNLLDQETYAHFAAHEDQHIHSIAEHRMEFADVQEEWKIAVLSGKPELMEAAAQRWIDAWNRGGVVTPEMLRAWRADCLSFRAKMARDHLGEGFEAVLGELEQADHTSPVPSASGYSFSMYSWRDWGTRLMQQLSRELLARRVQERTIINNIVKYIEQHYSSELSLQEVAGKFFVSREYISRKFKQELGINFSEYLAEFRIQRSKLLMQNPRLSISQISEMVGFQDVKYFSKVFKKIEGVSPKGYRSKLDLL; via the coding sequence ATGAAGACCTTAATTGTGGATGATGAAGCGCGTGTGCGCAAAGCGATTCGACTGCTCGTAGACTGGGAGGCTCATCAGATGGATGAGATTGTGGAGGCCGCAAGCGGCAGCGAGGCCATTCAGCTGATATGCGAGGACAAGCCCGCCATTGTCATCATGGATATCATGATGGATGACGGCAATGGCCTGGAGCTGATGAAATGGGTGAACGAATATGCAGGGAGTATCAAATTTATCGTGGTCAGCGGACATAATGATTTCGAGTTTGTACGGCATGCCGTTCAGCACGGGGGCATCGACTACATTCTCAAGCCGATTGAAGCTGAAGTCATCAATGCAGCGATGGCCAAAGCCGCTGCTGCCTGGCGCGCCGAGGAGCAGGAGCGAGCGGCAAGACAGCTGCAGTCCATTCGCCTGAACGAGTTCAAGCCTGTCTATGGCGAGAAGCTTCTGTCCGCCCTTATTGACGACCCGCTGAATGCCGAAGCCTCCTATCGCCGTCTTTGTGACGAAGGGGTTGTCCCCCGCCAGGTGAATGCCACCCGTCTGATTCTGCTCCAACTGGACCTGGGGCATGGTCCGCTCTTGACCCGGTTTGGCGGGGATAGTGAGCTGCTGCGCTTTGCCATGATTAATATCTGCAATGACTTCCTGAGCCTGCCGAAGCGGGGTCTGGCCTTCCGCTACTGGGGGGCTGCCTCCGAGATCGCCATCCTATTCTGGGATCAGCATACTGCTATCTCCTCCTGGATCGACAATCTGAATCAGGGCATGTTCCGTACGCTGCAATGCCGCGTGCATTTCGGAATCAGCAGCCTGGGGGCTTTCCCCAAGCAGGCATCCAGACAATATGCCGAGGCGGCCGGAGCCTTATCCCGGCGAAACCTGCTCGATCAAGAGACTTATGCGCATTTTGCCGCTCACGAGGACCAGCATATCCACAGCATAGCTGAGCACCGGATGGAATTTGCTGATGTGCAGGAGGAATGGAAGATCGCTGTGCTCAGCGGTAAGCCGGAGCTAATGGAGGCCGCTGCCCAGCGCTGGATTGATGCGTGGAACAGAGGCGGTGTGGTGACTCCGGAAATGCTCAGGGCGTGGCGTGCTGATTGTCTCTCGTTCCGGGCTAAAATGGCCCGCGATCACTTAGGAGAGGGCTTTGAAGCGGTTCTTGGCGAGCTGGAGCAGGCCGATCACACATCCCCGGTTCCATCTGCCTCGGGCTATTCCTTCTCCATGTATTCCTGGCGTGACTGGGGGACCCGGCTCATGCAGCAGCTATCAAGAGAGCTCCTAGCCCGAAGAGTTCAGGAACGGACTATTATTAACAACATCGTAAAATATATCGAGCAGCACTACTCTTCCGAGCTCTCGCTTCAGGAGGTTGCCGGCAAATTCTTCGTCAGCCGCGAGTATATATCCCGCAAATTCAAGCAGGAGCTGGGCATTAATTTCTCCGAGTACTTAGCGGAGTTCCGAATTCAGAGATCCAAGCTGCTCATGCAGAACCCCCGGCTGAGTATCTCACAAATCTCCGAGATGGTAGGCTTTCAGGATGTGAAATACTTCAGCAAAGTATTTAAGAAGATCGAAGGCGTCTCGCCGAAGGGATACCGGAGCAAGCTGGATCTATTGTGA
- a CDS encoding rhamnogalacturonan lyase: MLSQTQKLLRGLLSAVLILPLFAVGPVDTSSAAAPAKPVPASGKIQLEHLDRGLVAAVTKEGVFLSWRLLAHEVSGYSKNGLTGANFHVYRDGKKIATVTDSTNYLDPAGSASSTYEVAAVIGGKEVDRNPAIRWEDSHYDLPLKKPADGVTPAGETYTYSANDVSVGDVDGDGRYEFFVKWYPSNAKDVSQVGYTGNTYIDCYTLERTLLYRIDLGLNVRSGAHYTQFMVYDFDGDGKAELMLQTAPGSKVIHYDKNGRQTSERYLSILPEDWKAGYRVTDDYRMSKADYFEHMVQLFMNWQQHEEVVSGKWPATLEECFGIKRQYTYPLSRTDAKKLVDYFMDTYAPQRSERNKLRDFEGFILEGPEYLSIFEGATGKELDKVPYKPQRHDDGLMWGDYAMARIEPGNRVDRFLATVAYLDGQHPYAVFARGYYTRSTLASYRWDGSKLSEHWYVDSGWTPMTNPFNDGPHGRDGTDPVFGKLTTQGAHSLSSADVDGDGKQEIVYGSATIDHDGTLLYSSMDVMPPESAVPGTVARLGHGDAMHVTDIDPDRPGLEIFMVHEGGPYAPYGYSMRDAATGELIFGGYTGKDTGRGMVGDIDPTRRGLEAWAVGTWTADGKWISDDMPGTNMNIKWSADMTTQIVNGNLDQTPVIEAWGKGVLLTAEGTRANNGTKGNPGLVADILGDWREELVLRTTDSKALRIYLSTEITSRKLYTLMHDPQYRAEVARQNTTYNQPSYTSFYFASDTDFAEVPVPDYQAPGMLPAAYRMLDAYAEGGELTSSLRAQLGNSLKQAEHHLNKGSKEQALKFLNKFLAQLDSSKPGSLSDQARKNLSYHISTFIRMWV; encoded by the coding sequence ATGTTAAGCCAAACGCAAAAGTTACTTCGCGGCCTGTTGTCCGCCGTCTTGATTTTACCCCTATTCGCTGTTGGCCCGGTCGATACCTCGTCTGCTGCCGCCCCGGCCAAACCGGTTCCAGCCAGCGGGAAAATTCAGCTGGAGCATCTGGACCGCGGCCTGGTTGCTGCGGTGACGAAGGAGGGGGTATTTCTGAGCTGGCGCTTGCTGGCCCATGAAGTTTCGGGGTACAGCAAGAACGGTCTGACTGGCGCGAACTTCCATGTGTACCGCGATGGAAAGAAGATTGCCACCGTGACGGACAGCACAAATTACTTAGATCCAGCCGGATCGGCATCCTCTACGTATGAGGTAGCTGCTGTTATCGGCGGCAAGGAGGTTGACCGTAATCCGGCCATTCGCTGGGAAGACAGCCATTATGATCTGCCGCTGAAGAAGCCAGCCGACGGCGTGACGCCGGCAGGAGAGACCTACACGTACTCTGCCAATGATGTTAGCGTGGGGGACGTAGATGGCGACGGAAGATACGAGTTTTTTGTGAAATGGTACCCCTCAAACGCTAAGGACGTCTCTCAGGTCGGTTATACCGGCAATACCTATATCGACTGTTATACGCTAGAGAGGACGCTGCTCTATCGGATCGATCTCGGGTTGAACGTTCGCTCCGGTGCTCATTATACTCAGTTCATGGTGTACGACTTTGACGGAGACGGTAAAGCCGAACTGATGCTCCAGACGGCTCCGGGAAGCAAAGTAATTCATTATGATAAGAATGGGCGCCAGACCTCGGAACGCTATCTCTCCATCCTGCCCGAAGACTGGAAGGCTGGCTACCGGGTGACCGACGATTACCGGATGAGCAAGGCGGATTATTTCGAACACATGGTTCAGCTGTTCATGAACTGGCAGCAGCATGAGGAGGTTGTAAGCGGGAAGTGGCCGGCCACACTGGAGGAATGCTTCGGCATCAAGCGGCAGTACACTTATCCGCTCTCCCGAACGGATGCCAAGAAGCTGGTTGACTATTTCATGGACACCTATGCGCCGCAGCGGAGTGAACGCAACAAGCTGCGCGACTTCGAGGGTTTTATCCTGGAGGGACCGGAGTACCTCAGCATATTTGAGGGAGCCACAGGTAAGGAGCTGGATAAAGTCCCGTATAAACCCCAGCGGCATGACGACGGATTGATGTGGGGCGATTACGCGATGGCCCGGATCGAGCCGGGGAACCGGGTGGACCGCTTCCTTGCTACCGTAGCTTATCTTGACGGACAGCATCCTTATGCCGTATTCGCCAGAGGATATTATACCCGTTCCACGCTTGCATCCTATAGGTGGGACGGCAGCAAGCTGAGCGAGCATTGGTATGTTGATTCCGGATGGACTCCCATGACCAATCCGTTCAATGATGGCCCGCATGGCCGGGATGGCACTGATCCGGTGTTCGGCAAGCTGACGACACAGGGGGCGCATTCCCTCTCTTCGGCTGATGTGGATGGGGATGGCAAGCAAGAAATTGTGTACGGCTCCGCCACCATCGATCATGATGGCACGCTGCTGTACAGCTCCATGGATGTAATGCCGCCTGAGAGTGCGGTTCCCGGCACCGTGGCCCGGCTGGGACATGGGGATGCGATGCACGTCACCGATATCGATCCGGATCGGCCGGGCCTTGAAATCTTCATGGTGCATGAAGGTGGACCGTATGCCCCTTACGGATATTCGATGCGAGATGCAGCTACGGGCGAGCTGATCTTCGGAGGTTACACCGGTAAGGACACCGGCCGCGGCATGGTCGGGGACATTGATCCGACCCGGCGGGGGCTTGAGGCTTGGGCGGTAGGTACCTGGACCGCAGACGGGAAGTGGATTTCAGATGATATGCCGGGTACGAATATGAATATCAAGTGGTCTGCAGATATGACGACTCAGATTGTAAACGGCAATCTGGATCAGACCCCAGTCATAGAGGCATGGGGGAAAGGAGTGCTGCTTACCGCTGAGGGAACACGTGCGAACAACGGAACCAAGGGCAATCCAGGCCTCGTTGCGGATATATTAGGTGATTGGCGCGAGGAGCTTGTCCTGCGGACCACGGACAGCAAGGCGCTGCGCATCTATCTGAGCACAGAGATCACAAGCCGGAAGCTGTACACGCTGATGCATGATCCACAGTACCGGGCAGAGGTCGCCCGCCAGAATACGACCTATAACCAGCCTTCATACACCAGCTTCTATTTTGCATCAGACACCGATTTCGCGGAAGTTCCCGTCCCTGATTACCAGGCGCCGGGCATGCTGCCAGCCGCTTACCGCATGCTGGATGCATATGCAGAGGGCGGCGAGCTGACCAGTTCGCTGCGCGCGCAGTTAGGGAATTCGCTGAAGCAGGCGGAGCACCATCTGAATAAAGGCTCCAAGGAACAAGCGCTTAAATTCTTGAATAAATTCCTGGCACAATTGGATAGCAGCAAGCCGGGCAGCCTCTCAGACCAAGCCCGGAAGAATCTCTCTTATCACATCAGTACGTTCATTCGCATGTGGGTATAG